In one window of Candidatus Eisenbacteria bacterium DNA:
- a CDS encoding AbrB/MazE/SpoVT family DNA-binding domain-containing protein, translating to MQEPATTKMTTKGQVVIPEDIRKKLGLKPGARFVVVGKGDVVILKAIEAPSMDEFDDLVSEARRQARRAGLNRTHVTVAVRRARSKK from the coding sequence ATGCAGGAACCGGCCACCACAAAAATGACCACAAAAGGTCAGGTTGTTATACCCGAAGACATCCGCAAGAAACTTGGACTCAAACCCGGTGCGCGTTTCGTTGTCGTGGGCAAAGGGGACGTTGTTATCCTCAAGGCGATAGAAGCGCCGTCCATGGATGAGTTCGACGACTTAGTTTCCGAAGCCCGTCGCCAGGCAAGGCGAGCCGGCCTTAATCGCACACATGTGACAGTCGCCGTACGACGGGCGCGGAGCAAAAAGTGA